The Photobacterium sanguinicancri genome includes the window GTGATCCTAGCTAAAACTGTTAAAGGTTACGGCATGGGTGATGCAGCGGAAGGTAAAAACATTGCTCACGGTGTGAAGAAAATGGACATGACTCATGTTCAACACCTGCGCGATCGTCTAGGCCTACAAGACATTCTATCTGATGAAGATATGAAGTCTCTTCCATACTTGAAGTTGGAAGAAGGTTCTGCAGAGTACAACTACCTGCACGCTCGTCGTAATGCTCTACACGGTTACACGCCTAAGCGTCTTCCTAAATTTACGCAAGAGTTCAAAGTGCCTGAGCTAGATGCATTTGCTCCGCTACTTGGCGAGCAGAAGCGTGATATCTCTACCACAATGGCTTACGTACGTACGCTAAACATCCTTCTTAAAGATAAGAATATTGGTAAGAACATTGTTCCTATCATTTGTGATGAAGCACGTACATTCGGTATGGAAGGTCTATTCCGTCAGGTTGGTATCTACAACCCACACGGTCAAGAATACACACCAGAAGACCGCGGCGTAGTGTCTTACTACAAAGAAGCGACTTCAGGTCAGGTTCTGCAAGAAGGTATCAACGAACTAGGTTCAATGGCATCTTGGGTTGCTGCAGCAACGTCTTACAGCACCAATGATCTACCAATGATCCCATTCTACATCTACTACTCAATGTTCGGTTTCCAACGTGTTGGCGACATGGCATGGCTAGCAGGTGACCAACAAGCACGTGGCTTCCTATTGGGTGCTACTGCTGGTCGTACAACGTTGAATGGTGAAGGTCTACAACATGAAGATGGTCATTCTCATGTTCTAGCGAACACAATTCCAAACTGTATCTCTTACGACCCAACGTTTGCTTACGAGCTAGCGGTTATCATGCAAGACGGTATCCGTCGCATGTACGGTGAGAACCAAGAGAACGTTTACTACTACCTAACAGTAATGAACGAAAACTACGCAATGCCAGCAATGCCAGAAGGCGCTGAAGAAGGCATCCGTAAGGGTATCTACAAGCTAGAATCTTACGCAGGCGATAAGAAAGTTCAGCTAATGAGCTCTGGTACTATCATGAATGAAGTACGTAAAGCAGCTCAAATCCTAAGCGACGACTACGGTGTTGCATCTGACGTTTACTCTGTAACTTCATTCAATGAACTTACTCGTGACGGCCAAGATGCTGAGCGTTACAACATGCTGCACCCAGAAGCTGATAAGAAAGTACCTTACATCACAACTGCGATGGGTACTGAGCCAGCAATCGCTGCGACGGATTACATGAAGAACTACGCAGAGCAAGTACGTGCATTCATGCCGTCTGAGTCTTTCAAAGTTCTTGGTACTGATGGTTTCGGTCGTTCTGACAGCCGTGAGAACCTACGTCGTCACTTCGAAGTTAACGCAGGCTACGTAGTAGTTGCTGCACTGACTGAACTGGCTAACCGTGGTGATATTGAAAAATCAGTTGTTGCACAAGCAATTGCTAAATTCAACATCGACGCTGACAAGATCAACCCGCTATACGCGTAAGAGGCAATAAAACATGGCAATCGAAATTAATGTACCTGACATTGGTGCGGATGAGGTTGAAGTAACTGAGATTCTTGTTAGCGTTGGCGACAAGGTTGAAGAAGAGCAATCTCTGATCACTGTAGAAGGCGACAAGGCTTCTATGGAAGTACCAGCCTCTCAGGCGGGTATCGTTAAAGAAATCAAAATCGCAGAAGGCGACTCGGTTTCTACTGGCTCTCTTATCATGATCTTTGAAGCTGAAGGCGCAGCGGCACCAGCTCCTGTAGCTGAAGCGGCGGCACCTGTTGCAGCTCCAGTAGCGGCAGCAGCAGCTGAACTGAAAGAAGTTCATGTACCGGATATCGGTGGCGACGAAGTAGAAGTTACTGAAATCATGGTAGCTATCGGCGACAGCATCGAAGAAGAGCAATCTCTTCTTACGGTTGAAGGCGATAAAGCATCAATGGAAGTACCGGCACCTTTCGCTGGTGTTCTAAAAGAAATTAAAATTGCAGCGGGCGACAAAGTATCTACTGGTTCTCTAGTCATGATCTTTGAAGTTGCTGGCTCTGGTGCACCTGTTGCTCCAGCAGCAGTTGAAGCGCCAGTCGCGGCAGCTCCAGCAGCATCTGCAGCAAAAGAAGTTAACGTACCAGACATCGGCGGTGATGAAGTAGAAGTTACTGAAATCATGGTTGCTGTTGGCGATACAGTGGAAGAAGAGCAATCTCTTATCACTGTTGAAGGTGACAAAGCTTCTATGGAAGTTCCAGCACCATTCGCAGGTACAATTAAAGAAATCAAGATTGCAGCTGGCGACAAAGTGTCTACTGGCTCACTAATCATGGTCTTTGAAGTTGCGGGCGCAGCACCTGCTCCAGTTGCAGCAGCATCTGCTCCGGCAGCAGCTCCAGCTCCTGCGGCGGCACCTGCGAAAGCAGCGGCAGCACCAGCAGCAACGGGCGAGTTCGAAGCAAACAACGAGTACACACACGCGTCTCCAGTTGTTCGTCGTCTTGCACGTGAATTCGGTGTAAACCTTGCGAAAGTTAAAGGTACTGGCCGTAAGAACCGCATCCAAAAAGAAGATGTTCAAAACTTCGTTAAAGAAGCACTTAAGCGTCTTGAGTCTGGTGCAGCTGCAGCAGGCAATGGCGACGGTTCTGCACTTGGTCTACTACCATGGCCAAAAGTTGATTTCAGCAAGTTTGGTGAAACTGAACTTCAGAAACTGTCTCGTATCAAGAAGATCTCTGGCGCTAACCTGCACCGTAACTGGGTAATGATCCCGCACGTTACACAGTGGGATAATGCAGATATCACAGCGTTAGAAGCATTCCGTAAAGAGCAGAATGCAATCGAAGCGAAGAAAGATACTGGCATGAAGATCACACCACTTGTGTTCATCATGAAAGCGGTTGCTAAAGCACTAGAAGCATTCCCAGCGTTTAACTCTTCTCTTTCTGATGACGGTGAAAACCTAATCCTTAAGAAATACGTGAACGTAGGTATCGCTGTTGATACGCCAAACGGCCTAGTTGTTCCTGTCTTTAAAGACGTGAACAAAAAAGGTATTTACGAGCTTTCTGAAGAGCTAATGGCTATTTCTAAGAAAGCACGTTCTGGCAAGCTAACAGCATCTGATATGCAAGGTGGCTGTTTCACTATCTCTAGCCTTGGTGGCTTAGGTGGTACTGCGTTCACGCCAATCGTGAATGCACCAGAAGTGGGTATCTTAGGTGTATCTAAGTCTGAAATGAAACCAGTATGGAATGGCAAGGATTTCGAACCTCGCCTAATGCTTCCTCTATCACTATCTTACGATCACCGTGTGATCGATGGTGCTGAAGGTGCACGTTTCATTACTTACCTAAATGGCTGTCTATCAGATATCCGCCGTTTAGTGCTTTAAGGTTTCAATCGCAACGTCCATGCCTGTAATGACAGGCATGGAATTGTTGTGCAGCTCACAGGCTATGGCAATTTACTTTTCAGTTTGTTAACACCTCTGTAAACTTGTTGGCTAACTGAAAGTAAAAGTAGAACATAAAAGAACATCGCCTGTTAGGGATATAAGACTTACAACGAGGTCATGATGAGTAAAGAAATTAAAGCTCAAGTAGTGGTATTGGGTTCAGGCCCTGCTGGTTACTCTGCTGCGTTTCGCTGCGCAGATTTAGGTCTGGACACAGTCCTAATCGAAAAATTCAACACCCTAGGTGGTGTATGTCTGAACGTGGGTTGTATCCCATCTAAAGCTCTACTTCACGTAGCAAAAGTTATCGAAGAAGCTAAAGCAATGGCTGAACACGGTGTTGTTTTCGGTGAGCCTCAGACTGATATCAACAAAATCCGCCTTTGGAAAGACAAAGTAATTACCCAGCTAACTGGCGGTCTTGGCGGTATGGCTAAGATGCGTAAAGTTAACATCGTTAACGGTTACGGTAAATTTACTGGTCCTAATACGATTGTTGTGGAAGGCGCAGAAGGTCAAACGACTGTAAACTTCGACAACGCAATCATCGCTGCTGGTTCTCGTCCTATCGAGCTTCCGTTTATTCCGCATGAAGACCCACGTATCTGGGATTCAACTGACGCGCTTGAACTGAAAGAAGTACCAGAGAAGCTA containing:
- the aceE gene encoding pyruvate dehydrogenase (acetyl-transferring), homodimeric type, with protein sequence MSEVMKNDVDALETQEWLEALESVVREEGVERAQYLLEQVLDKARLDGVDMATGVTTNYINTIPAAQEPAYPGDTTLERRIRSIIRWNAIMIVLRASKKDLDLGGHMASYQSASAFYEVCFNHFFRAPNEVDGGDLVYYQGHISPGIYSRAFVEGRLTEEQLDNFRQEVDGKGIPSYPHPKLMPEFWQFPTVSMGLGPISAIYQARFLKYLNGRGLKDTSAQRVYAFLGDGEMDEPESRGAISFAAREKLDNLCFLINCNLQRLDGPVMGNGKIIQELEGLFKGAGWNVVKVVWGNNWDALLAKDTTGKLLQLMNETIDGDYQTFKSKDGAYVRENFFGKYPETAALVADMTDDEIFALKRGGHESSKLFAAFNNAQETGGKPTVILAKTVKGYGMGDAAEGKNIAHGVKKMDMTHVQHLRDRLGLQDILSDEDMKSLPYLKLEEGSAEYNYLHARRNALHGYTPKRLPKFTQEFKVPELDAFAPLLGEQKRDISTTMAYVRTLNILLKDKNIGKNIVPIICDEARTFGMEGLFRQVGIYNPHGQEYTPEDRGVVSYYKEATSGQVLQEGINELGSMASWVAAATSYSTNDLPMIPFYIYYSMFGFQRVGDMAWLAGDQQARGFLLGATAGRTTLNGEGLQHEDGHSHVLANTIPNCISYDPTFAYELAVIMQDGIRRMYGENQENVYYYLTVMNENYAMPAMPEGAEEGIRKGIYKLESYAGDKKVQLMSSGTIMNEVRKAAQILSDDYGVASDVYSVTSFNELTRDGQDAERYNMLHPEADKKVPYITTAMGTEPAIAATDYMKNYAEQVRAFMPSESFKVLGTDGFGRSDSRENLRRHFEVNAGYVVVAALTELANRGDIEKSVVAQAIAKFNIDADKINPLYA
- the aceF gene encoding pyruvate dehydrogenase complex dihydrolipoyllysine-residue acetyltransferase encodes the protein MAIEINVPDIGADEVEVTEILVSVGDKVEEEQSLITVEGDKASMEVPASQAGIVKEIKIAEGDSVSTGSLIMIFEAEGAAAPAPVAEAAAPVAAPVAAAAAELKEVHVPDIGGDEVEVTEIMVAIGDSIEEEQSLLTVEGDKASMEVPAPFAGVLKEIKIAAGDKVSTGSLVMIFEVAGSGAPVAPAAVEAPVAAAPAASAAKEVNVPDIGGDEVEVTEIMVAVGDTVEEEQSLITVEGDKASMEVPAPFAGTIKEIKIAAGDKVSTGSLIMVFEVAGAAPAPVAAASAPAAAPAPAAAPAKAAAAPAATGEFEANNEYTHASPVVRRLAREFGVNLAKVKGTGRKNRIQKEDVQNFVKEALKRLESGAAAAGNGDGSALGLLPWPKVDFSKFGETELQKLSRIKKISGANLHRNWVMIPHVTQWDNADITALEAFRKEQNAIEAKKDTGMKITPLVFIMKAVAKALEAFPAFNSSLSDDGENLILKKYVNVGIAVDTPNGLVVPVFKDVNKKGIYELSEELMAISKKARSGKLTASDMQGGCFTISSLGGLGGTAFTPIVNAPEVGILGVSKSEMKPVWNGKDFEPRLMLPLSLSYDHRVIDGAEGARFITYLNGCLSDIRRLVL